Below is a window of Leptospira hartskeerlii DNA.
TCTGACGTGATCGGTTTGAATGGAAATACCAAGGTTAGAGATCTTCATATCCAAAATATACTCAAAGAAATAGATACATACGGATACGATGGAATAGACATAGATTACGAAGGAATGACTTGCGAAAAGAAGGAGGTATTTCAAGAATTTTTAATACTTCTAAGAGACGAACTCCATAAGAAAGGGAAAATCCTATCGGTAGCCATTCACCCTAAGACTGTCGCAGAAAAACCTTCAGTCTATCCTTGTAAAGGTTTGAAGTCTCCCATCCAAGTGGATTTTTACGAAGCGTACAGAGGACAGTTAACTCATGATTATGAGTTTTTGGGAAAAGTTGCAGACAAAGTCAAAATTATGGCTTACGAACTTCATCCGCGCAAGCAAGGTTTTCCCGGACCAGGACCTCAAGCTCCTGATTGGTGGATCGATAAAATTTTAGAATATGCAGTTGCTCGTATCCCTAACGAAAAACTTTATATGGCGATCCCAACTTACGGATATGATTGGGCATTACATTGCCAAGCCGAAACAAAATCAGTATATTACTCCAGAGCAAAATGGATTCGGGAAAGAATGGCTCCCAGGAAAGAGGAGCCTACAGACGTATTAGAAATTTTTAAAACACAGCCCAAGGCCGCAGATTGGACCTATCTTAGGCCTTACTTATACAGGCACCAAGGTCATGTGTATTCAGATCCTTCTCTCTGGTATAGAATGGGCGGTTGCGATCGAGTTGCATTTTATATGAATAGAAGCGCATTTGAGAAGAAAATGAAAATATTGGATAAATATAAGATCCGAGGATTTTCCTTCTGGCAATTAATTGAGGATAACGATCCTGAGATCCATAAATATCTGGAAGAAAAATTAGGACCTGAATTTTCGGAAGTACATTAAGAATCTTTCATAATGCTTCCGGAGATGATCAATTTCTGGATCTCACTTGTTCCTCCGCCTATCTCTCCCAATCGAGTGTCTCTGTATAAACGAGAAACTTTGTACTCGTCCATATAACCTGCTCCTCCGTGGATCTGGACCGCGAGATTTGTAACCTCTCTCGCTGCGGTGGTCGCGAATAATTTACATGCGGCGCATTTTCCGGAAAGACTCATACTTGGTTTGCCTTCCGATTCTATTTTTTCCATTTCCCAGGCAATATTGTAAGTAAGCCACTTTGCCGCCTCATACTTGGAATAAATTTCCGCGAGCATGAATGCAACTCCTTGGTGTTGGTAAATAGATTTGCCGAAACTTTTGCGGGAGGCTGAAAAGGATTTAGACTCATCTAAACAAGCCTTCATAACCCCCAAGGAATAAGCAGCCAAAGAAAGTCTTTCTGCATTGAAAGTCTGCATGGTTTGTCTAAAACCTTTTCCTAATTTACCTAAAATATTTTCTTCAGGAACTTCCACATCCTCGAAAAATAATGCTCCGGTAGGAGAGGCTTTCAATCCCATCTTGTCCATTGCGGCTGACCTGGAGATCCCTTTCGAATTCAGATCTACAATGAAATGAGTGAGGCCTTTTTCTTTTCCGGTTTCGTCTTGGGTCCTGGCGAGAACCAGACAATAGTTCGCATTAGGCGCATTCGTAATATATGTTTTTTGACCGGAGAGAAGATAACGTTCCTTCCCTGATTTTTTAGCGAGAGAAGAAAGTCCTGAAACGTCGGAACCTCCGTCAGGCTCGGTTACACCCAAGGAGCCGATTGTCTTACCCGTAATAATATCAGGCAGATATTTTTTCTTCTGCTCCTGGGTTCCGAAATGTTTGATAGGAAGCCCGAATAAGCCAGCGGATGCCCCTGCGCTGAAAAAAGTAGAACCACAATATTCCGAAACGATTTCCATTGCCAGGGTGCTCAAAAAAACTCCTGCTCCCTGTCCGCCGAATTCTTCCTCGTGTAAAAGACCTAAATAGCCTGCTTCTCCCAGTTTGAGATAATGAGATCTGGGAAGTTCTTTCGTTTTATCAGCTTCTTCCGCGAAAGGATGGATTTCCTTTTTGCAAAAATTGCGAAACGATTCTGTGAACTCTTGTTCATCTGTGCTTAGGCTAAAATCCATTTTTGATCCCTCGAATCCTGCTAAACTTGAAGAAAGATACACGAAGGCAAGTAGAATTCCCTGTATCCGAATATTGTTCGTTAGGAAAGCGAATTAAATACGGATTTTAGTTAAAGCCGATATATTCTAAAAATTTAAAATACTATTTTCCTTTGAAAACGGCGGTTCTTTTCTCTAATAAGGAACGGATCCCTTCTTGACCGTCTTCCGATTTTAAGCAATCGGTCACCAAAGGGACTAGATCGTCTATTGCTTCTAAATCTCCAACTTCTATTGCTTTTCTTGCGTTCGTTAAGACCGCATCTATCGCCTTTGGGGCCTGGGCGGAAATTCTTTCAGCAAGTTCGATTGCTCTTGTTAATAATTCTTTTTTAGGTAAAATTTCTTGCACGATTCCGATTCGATATGCTTCCGAAACATCGAAAGTATCTCCCGTTAGGATATATTTCATTGCATTTCCCCAACCCGAAGTTCTTACAAATCGGATGGTTGCTCCGCCGAAAGGCAAGATCCCTCTTTGCACTTCCATTTGAGCGAACACAGTTTTTTCTGCGGCAAGTGCGATGTCGGAAGCAAGCATTAATTCGATCCCTAAAGTTAGGCAAAACCCATGGACTGCCGTAATCAAAGGTTTTTTCCGAACTCTATCTGTTCCTCCCGTATCCCAAGGATTGATATTTCCTTTTTTGAAAAAATTTCTACCTTGCTCAAGGATCGATTTTGCAACATCTTCCAGTTCTAAACCGAAAGTGAAATGAAGGCCGTTCGCATATAGAACTGCACATCTGGAATTTGGATCATCTTCGTAAACAGTGAGAGCATCGCTTAGCTCCATGATCATTTGTGTATTCATTGCATTTCTGGCATCTGGACGATTGAGTGCGATACAAAACACAGGACCCTTCTTTTCGATCTGGATATAAGTATAAGATTTCATAAAATCTCCACGGGTGGATAGACCACATAGTCTACTCATTATATCCTATGTCTTTTGTTTTTCTAAATTTGATGTCAAACTTTTTGCATTTTAATAAGATCTAATTTCGTTTCCCAACTAAAGCCATCTGAGCCATACAGAAGGTTGACAACCCAGAAAGATGATAGATAAAGCCTTTGATGCCTAATATTCCGATTCCATTTCCGGATTCTCCGAT
It encodes the following:
- a CDS encoding glycosyl hydrolase family 18 protein, whose translation is MMKYVHLYDEIHPFLYNLEGGRSNTGRILSVWKKDEIDERIRWLRLMSPRTLIIPTIFRWENDFEKVSDVIGLNGNTKVRDLHIQNILKEIDTYGYDGIDIDYEGMTCEKKEVFQEFLILLRDELHKKGKILSVAIHPKTVAEKPSVYPCKGLKSPIQVDFYEAYRGQLTHDYEFLGKVADKVKIMAYELHPRKQGFPGPGPQAPDWWIDKILEYAVARIPNEKLYMAIPTYGYDWALHCQAETKSVYYSRAKWIRERMAPRKEEPTDVLEIFKTQPKAADWTYLRPYLYRHQGHVYSDPSLWYRMGGCDRVAFYMNRSAFEKKMKILDKYKIRGFSFWQLIEDNDPEIHKYLEEKLGPEFSEVH
- a CDS encoding acyl-CoA dehydrogenase family protein; protein product: MDFSLSTDEQEFTESFRNFCKKEIHPFAEEADKTKELPRSHYLKLGEAGYLGLLHEEEFGGQGAGVFLSTLAMEIVSEYCGSTFFSAGASAGLFGLPIKHFGTQEQKKKYLPDIITGKTIGSLGVTEPDGGSDVSGLSSLAKKSGKERYLLSGQKTYITNAPNANYCLVLARTQDETGKEKGLTHFIVDLNSKGISRSAAMDKMGLKASPTGALFFEDVEVPEENILGKLGKGFRQTMQTFNAERLSLAAYSLGVMKACLDESKSFSASRKSFGKSIYQHQGVAFMLAEIYSKYEAAKWLTYNIAWEMEKIESEGKPSMSLSGKCAACKLFATTAAREVTNLAVQIHGGAGYMDEYKVSRLYRDTRLGEIGGGTSEIQKLIISGSIMKDS
- a CDS encoding crotonase/enoyl-CoA hydratase family protein, yielding MKSYTYIQIEKKGPVFCIALNRPDARNAMNTQMIMELSDALTVYEDDPNSRCAVLYANGLHFTFGLELEDVAKSILEQGRNFFKKGNINPWDTGGTDRVRKKPLITAVHGFCLTLGIELMLASDIALAAEKTVFAQMEVQRGILPFGGATIRFVRTSGWGNAMKYILTGDTFDVSEAYRIGIVQEILPKKELLTRAIELAERISAQAPKAIDAVLTNARKAIEVGDLEAIDDLVPLVTDCLKSEDGQEGIRSLLEKRTAVFKGK